From the genome of Ignavibacteriales bacterium, one region includes:
- a CDS encoding zinc ribbon domain-containing protein: MPIFEYKCNDCNKKFEVLHKSSSNLEEVICPSCQSKNHKKLLSSFSASTGSSSFDSGSSCSDGSCGVPSYGGCANGMCGLN, encoded by the coding sequence ATGCCAATCTTTGAATACAAATGTAACGACTGCAATAAAAAATTTGAAGTGCTGCACAAATCATCATCTAATCTTGAAGAAGTGATCTGTCCGTCATGTCAATCTAAGAATCACAAAAAACTTCTTTCGTCGTTCAGCGCGTCAACTGGATCATCTAGTTTTGATAGCGGTTCATCATGTTCTGATGGAAGTTGCGGTGTTCCTTCATACGGCGGCTGTGCAAACGGAATGTGCGGTTTGAATTAA
- a CDS encoding response regulator transcription factor, with amino-acid sequence MENNLFKGKRILLVEDEETLAVGLEYNLTDEGYIVDWAKDGRQALEYFGSNEYDLIILDIMLPYYNGFEIAERVRAKSPQMPLLMLTARTNAEDKVRGLEIGADDYLTKPFNLNELLLRVKGMLKRKMWYQSSAEIEPSYRFGNNIVNFENLSCISGSKNFVLTQREAMVLKYLIERKGKIVSRKELLENVWHLSSEVETRTIDNFISRLRKYFEPDPEHPIYIKSIRSAGYTFNDEIKNSIPPSL; translated from the coding sequence ATGGAGAATAATCTTTTTAAAGGGAAGAGAATTTTGCTTGTTGAAGATGAAGAAACTCTTGCTGTTGGGCTAGAATATAATCTTACAGACGAAGGATACATTGTTGATTGGGCTAAGGACGGCAGACAAGCATTGGAATACTTCGGATCAAACGAATATGATTTGATTATTCTTGATATCATGCTTCCATATTACAATGGCTTTGAAATTGCCGAAAGAGTGCGTGCAAAATCGCCGCAGATGCCATTGCTGATGTTAACAGCAAGGACCAATGCCGAAGACAAAGTTAGAGGGCTTGAAATTGGAGCGGATGATTATTTAACCAAGCCGTTTAATTTGAATGAATTACTGCTGCGTGTAAAAGGGATGCTGAAGCGTAAGATGTGGTACCAGTCGTCAGCAGAGATTGAGCCTTCTTACCGCTTTGGGAACAACATAGTGAATTTTGAAAATCTAAGTTGTATCAGCGGTTCAAAAAACTTTGTACTAACACAACGAGAAGCAATGGTTTTAAAATACTTAATTGAGAGGAAGGGGAAAATAGTTTCCCGTAAAGAATTGCTAGAAAATGTCTGGCATCTAAGTTCGGAGGTCGAAACAAGAACAATAGATAATTTTATTTCACGCTTAAGAAAATATTTTGAACCTGATCCGGAACACCCAATCTATATTAAAAGTATTAGAAGCGCGGGATACACATTCAATGATGAAATAAAGAATAGTATTCCGCCCTCTCTATAA
- a CDS encoding HAMP domain-containing sensor histidine kinase — MKKNRSLLFLIFAFIFAQFAWLGLLGLWIYWYVANYLIIKQVGDKLSPQIVLDSPNVLIFVGGIVLIVLIATAMFLIFRNLTVQVKLTKLYDNFIANVTHELKSPLASIQLYLETLHSKEVPAEKQKEFYGLMMRDSKRLKKLIDSILEISRLEKKRIAHNYHIYNADEVIRQLIKESIEQFRLSDSAVEILGEAPCKCVIDKDAMQIVFDNLTDNAMKYSVDAPKITVKLSCAKKYLMIEFADKGIGLRQKNLKNIFNKFQRIDNKNIPNVKGTGLGLYWVKGIVKFHGGRISAYSEGINKGTTFKIEMPIYQSSKRFYVKKLLRETARKQKMLGKEDGE, encoded by the coding sequence ATGAAAAAAAACCGGTCTCTTCTTTTTTTAATATTTGCTTTTATCTTTGCACAGTTTGCCTGGTTAGGTTTGCTCGGTTTGTGGATCTACTGGTACGTTGCTAATTATCTAATCATCAAACAAGTTGGCGATAAACTTTCTCCGCAAATAGTATTAGATAGTCCGAACGTACTGATTTTCGTAGGCGGAATTGTGCTGATAGTTTTAATTGCAACCGCAATGTTCCTTATCTTCCGAAACCTAACTGTTCAGGTAAAACTTACAAAGTTATACGATAATTTTATTGCAAACGTTACTCACGAATTAAAATCTCCGCTCGCATCAATTCAGCTTTATCTGGAAACCTTGCACTCTAAAGAAGTCCCCGCAGAAAAGCAGAAAGAGTTTTACGGATTGATGATGAGAGATTCAAAGCGTTTGAAAAAATTGATTGATTCAATATTAGAAATATCGCGGCTGGAGAAAAAACGGATTGCGCATAATTATCATATTTATAATGCAGATGAGGTTATTCGTCAGTTAATTAAGGAATCGATAGAGCAATTTCGTTTATCCGATTCGGCAGTTGAAATCCTAGGTGAAGCGCCATGTAAATGCGTGATTGATAAAGACGCAATGCAGATTGTATTTGATAACCTGACAGATAATGCAATGAAATATTCTGTAGATGCACCCAAGATCACGGTAAAATTATCGTGTGCAAAAAAATATCTGATGATTGAATTTGCTGATAAGGGCATCGGCCTGAGACAAAAAAATCTAAAAAATATTTTCAATAAGTTTCAACGGATTGATAATAAAAATATTCCAAATGTAAAAGGAACGGGACTAGGATTATACTGGGTGAAGGGGATAGTTAAATTTCATGGGGGCAGAATTTCCGCTTACAGCGAGGGTATTAATAAAGGAACTACTTTCAAAATAGAAATGCCGATCTATCAGTCATCAAAAAGGTTCTATGTGAAAAAATTACTTAGGGAAACCGCTCGGAAACAAAAAATGCTGGGTAAAGAAGATGGAGAATAA
- a CDS encoding dihydrofolate reductase produces MRHIRNILYIILGIITMSCSSEKKQVPDNFKYSTEQFADLRIQRYQVPGFDELTLKQKQLAYYLYQAALSGRDMIYDQNYKHNLYIRRTLEAIIKTYSGDRTTPDFGKFMTYTKRVWFSNGIHHHYANKKFLPEFSKEYFKELINGSDEYEFPLQNNERPDDLVKKLIPIMFDPKIDDMKVNQNPKFDLVKSSAVNFYDDVNQKEVEAFYKKIVNPNDPEPISYGLNSKLVRLKGEILERHYKANSIYAGAIVKIVEWLKKAVTVAENDQQKKALELLIQYYETGDLKVWDEYNIAWVKDTSSVIDVVNGFIETYNDPLGYRGNYESYVSIKDQEATKRIKAISDNAQWFEDNSPILPEHKKKNVKGISAKVITVVVESGDASPSTPIGVNLPNSNWIRKEYGSKSVNMGNIVHSYNMFSKTSGVLEEFAYSKEEIERAKKYGSLTDDLHTDMHEVIGHASGQLNPGVAEPHTTLKNYYSTLEEARADLVALYFLMDQKLVDIGVMPSIDAGKTAYDQYIKNGLMIQLARVQPGENIEEAHMRNRQLIAMWVYEKGKSENVIEKKVREGKTYFVINDYNKLRDLFGQLLREIQKIKSEGDYNAGKNLVENYGVKVDPVLHKEILERYNKLNIAPYAGFINPMLVPVMKGNEIIDVKIEYPDDFTKQMLFYAKEYSFLPTYN; encoded by the coding sequence ATGCGACATATCAGGAATATTTTATACATCATTTTAGGAATTATCACTATGAGCTGCAGTTCAGAAAAGAAACAAGTGCCGGACAATTTTAAGTATTCGACAGAACAATTTGCCGACTTGCGTATTCAGCGGTATCAGGTTCCGGGGTTTGATGAACTCACACTCAAACAGAAGCAGCTTGCTTACTATCTCTATCAAGCGGCACTTTCGGGACGTGATATGATTTATGATCAAAATTATAAACACAATTTATACATCCGGCGAACGCTTGAAGCAATAATTAAAACTTATTCCGGCGACCGAACAACACCCGATTTTGGAAAATTTATGACTTACACGAAGCGTGTTTGGTTTTCAAACGGTATTCATCATCACTATGCAAACAAAAAATTTCTTCCGGAATTTTCGAAAGAATATTTTAAAGAATTAATTAACGGTTCAGATGAATACGAATTTCCTCTTCAAAACAACGAACGCCCTGATGATCTTGTTAAAAAACTTATACCGATTATGTTCGATCCCAAAATTGATGATATGAAAGTCAATCAAAACCCGAAATTTGATCTTGTGAAATCATCTGCAGTAAATTTTTACGATGATGTAAATCAAAAAGAAGTTGAGGCATTTTATAAGAAAATTGTAAATCCAAATGACCCGGAACCGATTTCTTACGGACTAAATTCCAAATTAGTTAGACTAAAAGGGGAAATTTTAGAACGTCATTATAAAGCGAACAGTATCTATGCTGGGGCAATTGTTAAGATCGTAGAATGGCTGAAAAAAGCAGTTACAGTTGCGGAAAACGATCAACAGAAAAAAGCTTTAGAGCTTCTTATTCAATATTATGAAACCGGAGATCTAAAGGTCTGGGATGAATACAACATTGCCTGGGTTAAAGACACATCTTCCGTAATTGATGTGGTAAACGGTTTTATAGAAACGTATAACGATCCTCTCGGTTATCGAGGTAATTATGAATCTTACGTTTCCATAAAGGATCAGGAAGCGACAAAACGGATTAAAGCAATAAGCGACAACGCGCAATGGTTCGAAGATAATTCGCCGATATTGCCCGAACATAAAAAGAAAAATGTAAAAGGGATCAGCGCAAAAGTTATTACAGTTGTTGTTGAGTCCGGCGATGCTTCGCCTTCTACACCAATCGGAGTGAATCTTCCCAATTCAAACTGGATTAGAAAAGAGTATGGTTCTAAATCCGTAAATATGGGAAACATTGTTCATTCTTATAATATGTTTTCAAAGACAAGCGGAGTCTTGGAAGAATTTGCATATTCAAAAGAAGAGATTGAACGCGCAAAAAAATATGGCTCTCTTACAGACGATTTGCACACAGATATGCATGAAGTGATTGGACATGCATCCGGGCAGCTTAACCCCGGTGTTGCAGAACCGCATACTACATTGAAAAACTATTATTCAACTCTTGAAGAAGCGCGGGCAGATCTTGTTGCTCTCTATTTTCTAATGGATCAAAAACTAGTTGATATCGGTGTAATGCCTTCGATTGATGCCGGCAAAACCGCTTATGATCAATACATCAAAAACGGATTAATGATACAACTTGCGCGTGTTCAACCCGGAGAAAATATTGAAGAGGCACACATGAGAAACCGCCAGCTAATAGCAATGTGGGTATATGAAAAAGGTAAATCCGAAAATGTAATTGAAAAGAAAGTAAGAGAAGGCAAAACGTATTTTGTGATTAATGATTATAACAAACTCCGGGATCTATTCGGTCAGCTGCTGCGCGAGATTCAAAAAATAAAATCGGAAGGTGATTATAACGCCGGTAAAAATCTAGTTGAAAACTACGGAGTAAAAGTTGATCCGGTTCTTCATAAGGAGATATTAGAGCGCTATAATAAATTAAATATTGCACCTTACGCCGGATTTATAAATCCAATGTTGGTTCCGGTTATGAAAGGAAACGAAATAATTGACGTGAAGATTGAATACCCGGATGACTTTACTAAACAAATGTTGTTTTATGCTAAAGAGTATTCCTTCTTACCAACGTATAATTAG